The following coding sequences are from one Burkholderia stabilis window:
- a CDS encoding trypsin-like peptidase domain-containing protein translates to MVRQTLARAVFHTALLGGAFAVFVATLPAATAGTLAPPATPPAMKGRPAAAPYAMPVDFPAIVDRYGPAVVTIMTAAPDPSTGGPSFALLDPDDPLAALFRHGAPPPAQGPQAPAPDTSPRAVSGSGSGFIVSADGLILTTAHVVDEATDVTVRLTDRREFKATVLAVDPQSDVAVLRIDGKKLPFVRIGDSSKVRAGEPVMTIGAPDGSGNTVTAGIVSATSHRLPDGSAFPFFETDIAVNPDNSGGPVFNRAGDVIGIAVQVYTGAERYASMTFAIPIAFAAKVRAQLQTQMQAQAQASVPAPAQGAPSNAFGLDVQDVGMGLAAAFGLPRPAGALVNGVAPGSPAAAAGVKPGDVIVKLGDKAIGRSAELNDLAAALPPGEKAPLRVIRKRGPVMLTITGADEAAGGAGAATGMAAPKAAARTGPGPGPAAGEGGDRLGLTMHALSDDERRSTGLAVGMMVDAVRGPAANAGIQPGDVVLELNDTLLETPDDVPSLEANGGNVIAVLIQRNNARKFVSVRAR, encoded by the coding sequence GTGGTTCGCCAGACGCTTGCTCGCGCCGTGTTTCACACCGCGCTGTTGGGAGGCGCGTTTGCCGTTTTCGTGGCGACGCTGCCGGCCGCCACTGCGGGAACCCTCGCGCCGCCCGCCACGCCGCCTGCCATGAAGGGCCGGCCGGCCGCCGCGCCTTACGCGATGCCGGTCGACTTCCCGGCGATCGTCGACCGCTACGGCCCCGCCGTCGTGACGATCATGACCGCCGCACCCGACCCGTCAACCGGCGGCCCGTCCTTCGCGCTCCTCGATCCCGACGATCCGCTTGCCGCGCTGTTCCGGCACGGCGCGCCGCCGCCCGCGCAGGGCCCGCAGGCGCCGGCGCCCGATACGTCGCCGCGCGCGGTGTCGGGCAGCGGCTCGGGTTTCATCGTCAGCGCCGACGGCCTGATCCTCACGACCGCGCACGTGGTCGACGAAGCGACCGACGTGACGGTGCGGCTCACCGACCGCCGCGAATTCAAGGCGACGGTGCTGGCCGTCGATCCGCAAAGCGACGTCGCGGTACTGCGGATCGACGGAAAGAAACTGCCGTTCGTGCGCATCGGCGATTCGTCGAAGGTGCGCGCGGGCGAACCGGTGATGACGATCGGCGCGCCGGACGGATCGGGCAACACGGTCACGGCCGGCATCGTCAGCGCGACGTCGCACCGGCTGCCGGACGGCAGCGCGTTTCCGTTCTTCGAAACCGACATCGCGGTGAATCCCGACAACTCGGGCGGCCCCGTGTTCAATCGCGCGGGCGACGTGATCGGCATCGCGGTGCAGGTCTATACGGGCGCCGAACGCTACGCGAGCATGACGTTCGCGATTCCGATCGCGTTCGCGGCAAAGGTGCGTGCGCAGCTACAGACGCAGATGCAAGCCCAGGCCCAGGCGTCGGTTCCGGCGCCGGCGCAGGGCGCGCCGTCCAACGCGTTCGGCCTCGACGTGCAGGATGTCGGCATGGGGCTGGCCGCGGCGTTCGGACTGCCGCGTCCGGCGGGCGCGCTCGTCAACGGCGTCGCGCCTGGCTCGCCGGCCGCGGCGGCCGGTGTGAAGCCGGGCGACGTGATCGTGAAGCTGGGCGACAAGGCGATCGGCCGCTCGGCCGAACTGAACGACCTGGCCGCCGCGCTGCCGCCCGGCGAGAAGGCGCCGCTGCGCGTGATCCGCAAGCGCGGGCCGGTGATGCTGACGATCACGGGCGCCGACGAGGCGGCCGGCGGCGCTGGCGCGGCAACCGGCATGGCTGCCCCGAAGGCGGCTGCACGGACGGGACCGGGGCCGGGGCCGGCCGCGGGCGAAGGCGGCGATCGCCTCGGGCTGACGATGCACGCGCTGAGCGACGACGAGCGTCGTTCGACGGGGCTCGCGGTCGGGATGATGGTGGACGCGGTGCGCGGCCCCGCAGCGAACGCGGGCATCCAGCCCGGCGATGTCGTGCTGGAGCTCAACGACACGCTGCTCGAGACGCCCGACGACGTGCCATCGCTCGAAGCGAACGGCGGCAACGTGATCGCGGTGCTGATCCAGCGTAATAACGCGCGCAAGTTCGTGTCGGTGCGCGCGCGTTAG